In one Gloeocapsopsis sp. IPPAS B-1203 genomic region, the following are encoded:
- a CDS encoding glycoside hydrolase — MAHPLYVAFVWHQHQPLYKGRDSSILSAHSQYRLPWVRLHGTKDYLDLVLLLARYPKLHQTVNLVPSLILQLEDYINGTAFDPYLAVSLTPTEQLSQQQKQFIIEHFFDANHHTLIDPHPRYAQLYHQKQEQGKAWCLENWQLQDYSDLLAWHNLAWIDPLFWDDPEIAAWLQQGRNFTLSDRQRIYSKQRDILGRIIPQHRDMQDAGQLEVTTTPYTHPILPLLADTDAGRVAVPNMTLPQHRYQWAEDIPRHLYKAWELYQDRFGREPRGLWPSEQSVSPEILPYIVKQGFNWIISDEAVLGWTLHHFFHRDGAGNVCEPELLYRPYRLETPAGDLSIVFRDHRLSDLIGFTYGSMPSKQAATDLVGHLEAIAHSHKHRQPEQPWLVTIALDGENCWEFYPQDGKPFLENLYQTLSNHPHIKLVTVSEFIEQFPPTVTIPGEQLHSGSWVDGSFTTWIGDPAKNRAWDMLAEARAVLAKHPEATEENNPEAWEALYAAEGSDWFWWFGEGHTSNQDAIFDQLFREHLCGIYQALNEPIPPYLRLPVESHEVQADHRPQGFIHPVIDGMGDEQDWDRAGRLEVGGARGTMHKSSAIQRLWYGVDHLNFYLRVDLKQGVQPGRDLPSELHLLWFYPDRTMHNSPVPLDDIPNEAPINYLYHHQLEINLLTQSVHFQEAGEHHQWHPRYSRATVALNKCLEVAVPWADLQMPPDYPLRLVLLLADEGSFRSYLPENTLIPIEVP; from the coding sequence ATGGCGCATCCTCTATACGTTGCATTTGTTTGGCACCAACACCAGCCTCTGTACAAAGGTCGAGATAGCAGCATATTGTCTGCACACAGTCAATACCGATTACCCTGGGTACGGCTGCATGGCACAAAAGATTATCTAGATTTAGTGTTACTGTTAGCACGCTATCCGAAGTTGCATCAAACGGTAAACTTAGTACCTTCGTTGATTTTGCAACTCGAAGATTATATCAATGGCACGGCGTTTGACCCGTATTTAGCTGTCAGCTTGACGCCAACAGAGCAACTCTCTCAACAACAAAAACAGTTTATTATTGAACATTTTTTTGATGCGAATCACCACACACTAATTGATCCGCATCCACGTTATGCCCAGTTGTACCACCAAAAACAAGAACAAGGCAAAGCGTGGTGTCTAGAAAATTGGCAGTTGCAAGATTATAGCGATTTACTAGCATGGCATAATTTAGCATGGATCGATCCGTTGTTTTGGGACGATCCAGAAATTGCGGCGTGGTTACAACAAGGGCGGAATTTTACTTTAAGCGATCGCCAGCGGATCTACTCCAAGCAACGCGACATCTTGGGTAGAATTATTCCCCAACACCGAGATATGCAAGACGCTGGGCAGTTGGAAGTCACCACAACGCCTTACACGCACCCAATTTTGCCGTTACTTGCAGATACTGATGCGGGACGTGTCGCTGTACCGAATATGACATTGCCTCAACACCGATATCAGTGGGCAGAAGATATTCCTCGACACTTGTATAAAGCATGGGAATTGTATCAAGATCGCTTTGGGCGAGAACCTCGTGGATTATGGCCTTCCGAACAATCGGTGAGTCCTGAAATTTTGCCTTATATTGTTAAACAAGGTTTCAACTGGATCATCTCTGATGAAGCTGTTTTGGGCTGGACACTGCATCACTTTTTCCACCGTGATGGTGCAGGAAACGTGTGCGAACCCGAATTGCTGTATCGTCCGTATCGTTTAGAAACTCCAGCAGGTGATTTATCGATTGTCTTTCGCGATCACCGCTTATCAGATTTAATTGGTTTTACTTACGGTTCAATGCCTTCTAAGCAAGCAGCGACAGATTTAGTCGGACACTTAGAAGCGATCGCGCACTCGCACAAACATCGTCAACCTGAACAGCCGTGGTTAGTTACAATCGCGCTGGATGGCGAAAACTGCTGGGAATTTTATCCGCAAGATGGTAAGCCGTTCTTGGAGAATTTGTATCAAACTCTCAGCAATCATCCTCACATTAAGCTTGTCACTGTCTCAGAATTCATCGAACAGTTTCCTCCAACTGTAACAATTCCAGGAGAACAACTACACAGTGGTTCTTGGGTAGATGGTAGCTTTACAACGTGGATCGGCGATCCTGCTAAGAATCGCGCTTGGGATATGTTAGCTGAGGCTAGGGCTGTACTTGCCAAACATCCCGAAGCAACGGAAGAAAATAATCCTGAAGCGTGGGAAGCTTTGTATGCGGCTGAAGGTTCTGATTGGTTTTGGTGGTTTGGCGAAGGTCATACTTCAAATCAAGATGCTATTTTTGATCAACTATTTCGCGAACATTTGTGCGGAATTTACCAAGCACTAAATGAACCGATTCCGCCGTATTTGCGCCTACCTGTAGAATCTCACGAAGTTCAAGCCGATCATCGTCCTCAAGGCTTTATACATCCTGTGATTGATGGTATGGGTGATGAGCAAGACTGGGATCGGGCTGGACGTTTAGAAGTTGGTGGGGCGCGAGGAACAATGCACAAAAGCAGTGCAATCCAGCGTCTATGGTACGGGGTAGATCACCTAAATTTCTATCTGCGAGTAGATTTAAAGCAGGGGGTACAACCAGGGCGTGACTTACCTTCAGAATTACATTTACTATGGTTTTATCCTGATCGCACAATGCACAATAGCCCAGTGCCACTAGATGATATCCCGAATGAAGCTCCGATAAACTATTTGTATCATCACCAGCTAGAAATTAACTTGCTCACTCAGTCAGTTCATTTTCAAGAGGCTGGAGAACACCATCAATGGCATCCGCGCTATAGTCGCGCCACTGTAGCATTGAATAAATGTTTGGAAGTTGCTGTTCCGTGGGCTGATTTACAAATGCCTCCAGATTATCCATTACGATTGGTTTTATTGTTGGCAGATGAAGGTAGTTTCCGCAGTTATCTACCAGAAAATACTTTGATTCCAATCGAAGTACCTTAG